The Onychomys torridus chromosome 2, mOncTor1.1, whole genome shotgun sequence sequence CTCCTTCTTCTGGGTTCTAGAATGGCTTGAGACTCACCTGGGATAGGGTGGTGGATACTGGGGACATTGATGCTAGGCTCAGGCAAGGCCCCAAGACCAGGGCTGACTCTGTGGCTCCTCctacaggaaaaagaaagcaagagacaCTCTGGGAGCTCTGGTGACACAAGAGACCATGAAATTGCCCTTTCTCCCTGCCAGGTGATGTACCCAAGGCTTTTCAATCCATTAGGATAGTAGGCAAAATGTCTAGCATCCTTGAGCTCTCTTAGTCTACAGGCATATTGTAGACTCAACAGCAAAGGTTATGGGCTCAAAAACAGGGACCATACAAAACAAACATTAGTAGTATAAGAATGGTTTTTATTATCAGCAATCAGCTACAGTTCACTAAACACTCACATGGTCACATAGAAAGTAATTGTATTTAGTGTGGAACCTTGAATGCTGTGCATCTTAATCTTTATCTTATAAAGCAGGGAGTCTATGAGGGTCTTAAACCACCCAGTGGCCTCTCAGGTCTCAGCCCTTTGTGTCCTGACATTTCAGGCCACTTGGTGAAcaacttttcccttccctttgagAAGCACAGGGATGAGGTGGGGTCAGAAATGGGGCACAGATTCAAGACAGAACCTGAAAAGAATTTTCGTCTTGCACTTGAGTCAGAGTAGGGCAGCAGGGAGAACCTTGGAATGCTCACCGTTGAGGTCTTTGGACAAAGGGTAGGGAGAAGCCCATATTCACTTGATagcaacagaaatggaagacTCCATCCTTTCTGAGCATGAGAAACTCATTGGTTCTCAGGCCCTGGTGCCATCTGTGATGTGGCAGGCATGgattcctctctccctgcctgccatCTTCCCAAGCAGCCAGGAGACTCTAGTTCTCCCCCCTTCTCAGCAGCAGGGCCTAAATTCCTGCTAAATCCCATAAAGCTGTGGGCCATTGGTGTCCACACAATTGCTTCAGCTGTCTTTCTAACACACCCCTGCTCCTCGGTGGGTGGTCAGAGCCCTTCCTGGGCATATTCCTGTCCACCTCTCCAGTACCACCACTTTGCATAGTTCTTTGATAGACACTCTACTCTGGGCAGCCTGAACCACCTGTATTTGCCCCACTGCCATTGCTTCttcagccctggctgccctgccaTGGCATGCAGCCTGGAAAACATCTGTGCACACCTCCAAACCCAGCCCCACTGTGCTCTGGTCTGGGAAGCCTTCCCTTGCAAATAGGTGGCTGTTCCTTTCCTGTGTCTATGCTCCTGCCCTGTGCAGCTCCTCCCTGACATCAGCTCCATGCTTACCTCCCCTCCTCATGAGAACCTTGCTTATCACTTTCCTCTCTGTGTTGTGGTTTAACTGGACACTTGGTTGATTCTAGAAGCATTTATATGCACCAATGGTGGATCAGCATTAGAGACCAAAGATGATCAAGACTTGGCCCCCTCGCTCTGCTCATGGTGAGCTTGAGGTCTGGCTGGAGAATGGAGAAGGATACAGGTGCCCAGAGGTCCTGGAGAAGGGCACACATGGGCTTCTGTAATGACACAGAGGGTCCCAATGACTCTTCCCCCAACAGACAAGGAAGAGTTCATTGGAAAGGTGATGCCTGAGCTGCATCTTGGAAAATGAACGGGAATTTGTTATGTAAAGAAGGAAGTGAAGGGCAGACTGAGTACAGGGAACAGAGTGCAAAGATCCAGAGGAAGGAAACACGGCCATGTATTCCCTCCCCATGACCATTTAAGGACAGTGTTTGTGTCATTGACACCTATGCTACAAACCTCAGTCAAATGGATCATATACATGAACATAGGGTACATTGGCGGGCAGAAGGAAGCTGGATGTGAACAGAACACAAGGGGAATTATCCTGGTGCAAACcatcttgggaaggaaagggttagaATAGAATTTTGGCTAGGTCAGGGACTCATGGGTAAACCTCCATCCCTGAAGCTCCCTGGAGCTTTGTAGGCCTGCCTTGCAGTGGTGTCTGCTGGCTCAGGTCCATAGCCCATTCTCAACCTTACAGCTTGCTCCCCACGGCCTGTATCCTCTCAAGTCCTGTCTATGTGCCAAGAATAATTTCCTAGCCAAAGACACAGataaacatatagacattttttttcctgatcataaaatttggttacagagaaacatcaaaaataaagatGGAGTGTGAAAAAGCAAAGACAGTAAATGATTTCCAAAAGTAAAGAGTTGAGTACAATCTGCCACGTGAATAACTAAACTCCATTGTTCTTCATTAAAGACAACCTGGAAAACAAAGCATGATTTCTGTTCACAAGACAGCATGGGACCCCCTTCAACTCCATATCTGCAATGTGTATCTTCTCATCAGATACCCACAATCCTTATGGTATGTAGATACATACGGCTGAAGATTGAGCTCAAGTGTTTCTAGCCATCCTGGCAAACGTCAGCCGCTGGAAGAGCTGGAGAGTCCAAAGTTGGCAGTAGCAAGACAAACCCAGAGTGCGGAGGGGTGAACACAAGATTTGGGGATTGGTTTTGTCTTCTGGTGGGTGGCAGTGGGTAGGACAGTTTGTCTCTCTGCTGGCCTCTTTTATAAAGTGAAGGCAATTTAGCTGACCAGAAAGGCCTGTTGTGAGAAGATAGCAATGAACATGGGCCCACTCAGTTTGGAATGTGCCAGCTCCCCCTTGTCTACAAGAGACATGTCTTCCAGTGGTTGTTTGAAAcagcaaagtagcacagcttatACATGATGGATGGGTAGCATATACCGGGCAGACACTCTGGACACAGGGATGATTTACATCCTACCTGAGGCAGAACAGGACAGGATTCATCACAGAACACTGACAGTTTAAAGCCTCTGAGTcgtttatttcttaaaaatttccattcacacacacacacacacacacacacacacacacacacacacacacacacacgggactgTGGAAAGCAGACTGCAGATAAAGGGGAACATACTGATGACCCTTGGCTCACACTTCTCTAGACATGGGCCAGCCATCACTGACTGATCCCCGGCTCTCACTGCTCTAGCCATGGGCCAGCCATCACTGACTAAGCTGATCCCTGGCTCACACTGCTCTAGCCATGGGCCAGCCATCACTGACTGAGCTTGATTCCTCACTCACATCTGGATACACTGTTGTGACTTCAGCCTTGGGGAAGAGCCTGAGCCAGAGGCATCACCTCAGCTGGACCAGCTTCCAGACTCTCAGAACTGTGAGATCACGTCCGTTGCTTTAAGCCACCACACATCAGAGGAATTTTAAACCTAGCAATGGGAGAGTAGGTCATCACTTGATGCCTCTGGCACATTCATTTGTGTGGTGCTTGTTTATTGTTCCTTCAGTTCCTTTCTGAGTCTGCTATGTACCAGGCACTGTAACGGGACTTACAGGAATTCTGTGTTGAACAAGACAGACACTAGAAACTTACTGACTAGGACTAAGACAAACAGtgcatatttaaataaaaatcaagttcaTGAACACTGTGTAGTTCTATTCACCAAATTAAagctgaaatgttttcttttactacTACATTGTACCAGGGAGCCCATAActccctttaaaaaataaaataaaatcactagtttggctatttgtctctgtgctttttccaataatggtctcaacatttctcaatcatacaatccctcctctttctcaccaattggactcctggagctccacctggggcctggctgtggatctctgcatccacttccatcagtcattggatgagagttctaggacaacagttagggtatttggccatctgatcaccagagtagatcagttcaggctttctctcgaccattgccagtagtcttattgtggaggtatctttgtggatttctggggacctctctagcactttgcttcttcctattcccatggggtcttcatttatcatggtctctttttccgtggacaaatagcaaaactagtggaaacacatgaactatgaaccaaaagctatggagcccccaactggatcaggccctctggataagtgagacagttgattaggttgaactgtttgggaggcacccaggcagtgggaccaggacctatccttagtgcatgagctggctgtttggaacctggggcctatgcagggacattttgctcagcctgggttaagggaggaggggactggacctgccttgactgaatctaccaggttgagctgaatccccaggggagtccttgccctggaggagataggaatggagggtgggctggggagagagtggggaggtgggaggagggaggacaggggaatctgtggctgatatgtaaaattaaattataaaataaaaaataaaataaaatacccagatgtggtggcacacacctttcatcacAGGCACTTGGAaggtgaggcaggcagatctctgtgagtttgagtctgaTTTAcgttgtgaattccaggccagccagggttatatagtaagactctgccgcaaacaaacaaacaaacaaacaaataagatatACTGAATGTAAGCCAATAAAAAAGTTTTGCTGATATTTTAACACATTTCaaagtttcttttatttcctaGTACTGCTTGACTCTGAGAGTTGATGATCCAATGGGCGGGAGGAATTGTAATACTAAAGGAATATTTGAGTAGCTTGCTCATCCATTTCATCCCGAAATGGGGAGGAGCTTATAAAGTCTCACCCAGCCCTGAGGGTCTCTGGGCAGTTAAGGACCTGGCATTTTCTTGAGTGGTGTAGCCATGGGTACCCACATTTCAGTAAATACTCCCACTTATGTGATGCAAGCAGCTCCAATTAAACTCAGcagactgaaaacaaacaaacaataaccctTCCCCCCAGAGCACCAAAGtaggagcaggagagggagagggatgagagaggatAGGGGATGTGTGAAAATTACCAGCCTTcactatacacatgcacaaaaaaagTGTCAGAGAATAAGATTTATGTGTGGCCACATGTTCTTCTGAGCCTAACAGAgaagaaatcttttatttttaattcgtCTACTTATTTTACATTCTGGATGCAGCCTCCCCCCCAGTCCTCCCCCTCCAGttccttctcctccattccccACTTGGCTGTGCTCATGCTGAACTGACATGGACTTCTAGAAACAAGGAGAGAGCCcaggaagaaataaaaccatGTCCATGAACTCCAAGGATAGCCTTTTAAAAACAACCCCTTTGCCTCCAGGACTTGGAGGAAGCCGCAAACTTAACAAACAGTGGTGGGACTTTCTGTTTAGGAGTGGCCACAGCCTCTCCTGGCTGCTTGGAAACTCGTGTGGTTCAGAACCAAGTTCTTTAGTATGCTAAAGGAGCTCCATCTAGTCTTCCTGTCCACGGTCACTGGGCTGTCCCTCTGTCTCCTAGCACTTTCAGAAAAGCCCCCTTTACATCCTTGTTCCGGAGGCTGTAGATGATGGGGTTGAGGAAAGCAGAGACAACATTGTAGAATAGAGCCAGCTTCTTGTCCCGCTCTGGGTCATACCAAGAGCCAGGCCTCATGTACATCATCATGGCTGGCCCATAGAACATGGTGACCACAGTGATGTGGGATGCACATGTAGAGAAGGACTTGAGCCTCCCCTGGGATGAGCGGATTCTTAAGATGGAGGCAAAAATGCAGGCATAGGAAgccaagatgagagagagagggaccaAAAGTAAGATGAAGCCCAAGATGAAGTCCAACTGGTCATTGAAGGATGTGTCTGCACAGGCCAACTTCAGGACAGCAGGGACCTCACAGAAGAAGTGGTTGATCTTGTAGGGGCCACAGTAGGGCAGACGCATGGTGAAGACAGTGTAGACCAGAGCACCAGTGATGCTAATGGACCAACAGATTGTGACCATCTTGATACAAACGAGGCGGCTCATGAGTAGAGAGTAGTGAAGGGGGAAGCAGATGGCCACGTATCTATCATAGGCCATAATGGCATAGAGAACACACTCAGCGATACCCAGGACCAGGAAGATGAACATCTGGGCTACACAAGCACCCCAGGAGATGGTCCTCCTTGGACACACCATATTAACCAGCATCTGGGGCACAGTGGTAGTGACATAACTCATGTCTACCAAAGAGAGGATACTGAGAAAGAAGTACATGGGAGTGTGAAGGCAAGAGTCTAGGTAGAT is a genomic window containing:
- the LOC118577071 gene encoding olfactory receptor 2A12-like — translated: MQVLRKENYSSVSEFILLGFSSESQIRVALFIFFLLLYMITLLGNGLIVTLIYLDSCLHTPMYFFLSILSLVDMSYVTTTVPQMLVNMVCPRRTISWGACVAQMFIFLVLGIAECVLYAIMAYDRYVAICFPLHYSLLMSRLVCIKMVTICWSISITGALVYTVFTMRLPYCGPYKINHFFCEVPAVLKLACADTSFNDQLDFILGFILLLVPLSLILASYACIFASILRIRSSQGRLKSFSTCASHITVVTMFYGPAMMMYMRPGSWYDPERDKKLALFYNVVSAFLNPIIYSLRNKDVKGAFLKVLGDRGTAQ